From the genome of Biomphalaria glabrata chromosome 1, xgBioGlab47.1, whole genome shotgun sequence, one region includes:
- the LOC106068430 gene encoding alpha- and gamma-adaptin-binding protein p34-like isoform X2, giving the protein MALPIALFSSSSEHYKPLEFVKSILKPSDLPTPKVVCDEIESYEWHFETKYYDTTIQLCTTENRTIGNEDFASSVEAFVHYFDPNSITSFDGVKAWLPYLKHIEPEVQMLVCTTNKNTDVVCKRVVLEWCIQHGFELVELEPEAETDAEEDDFPETTGMARIIQALHAHTWSNLNMKNSPTVYSPYMQQLMKDQQILNHSTDDQTPPLAPVPSDHQQTCCTDTSQTCSAGNKPDSVLETCLTNEVLPSGVQEEASSELVNEGHTLEDIDWMTLLKSDEDASDTLMGDELGIEEFEKLFMKLKVMKGCHFILESCWG; this is encoded by the exons ATGGCTTTGCCTATTGCTTTGTTCTCGTCATCTTCAGAACATTATAAGCCGCTTGAATTTGTCAAAT CGATATTGAAACCTTCTGATTTGCCAACACCAAAGGTTGTTTGTGATGAAATTGAAAGCTATGAGTGGCACTTTGAAACTAAGTACTATGACACTACCATTCAGTTGTGTACTACAGAGAACAGAACCATTGGAAATGAAGACTTTGCAAGCTCTGTTGAAGCTTTTGTTCATTATTTTGATCCAAACTCT ATAACTTCATTTGATGGTGTCAAGGCTTGGCTACCTTATTTGAAACACATTGAACCCGAAGTACAAATGCTTGTATGTACAACCAACAAAAATACTGATG ttgtgtGTAAAAGAGTTGTGCTAGAATGGTGCATACAACATGGCTTTGAACTTGTGGAACTAGAGCCCGAAGCTGAAACAGATGCAGAAG agGATGATTTCCCAGAAACCACAGGAATGGCCAGAATCATCCAAGCTCTCCATGCTCATACTTGGTcaaatttaaacatgaaaa ATAGTCCTACTGTCTACAGCCCCTACATGCAACAATTGATGAAAGACCAACAGATACTTAATCATTCCACAGATGATCAAACCCCACCATTAGCTCCTGTTCCATCAGACCACCAACAGACTTGCTGTACAGACACCAGTCAAACTTGTAGTGCAGGAAACAAACCAGATTCAGTGTTAGAGACTTGTTTAACTAATGAAGTGCTACCTTCTGGTGTGCAAGAAGAGGCAAGTTCAGAATTAGTAAATGAAGGTCATACCTTAGAAGACATTGATTGGATGACTTTGTTGAAATCAGATGAAG ATGCCAGTGATACTTTGATGGGCGATGAACTTGGAATAGAAGAGTTTGAAAAGCTGTTTATGAAACTTAAAGTTATGAAAG gtTGCCATTTCATTTTGGAAAGCTGTTGGGGGTGA
- the LOC106052221 gene encoding TIMELESS-interacting protein-like, which yields MDSIPLEMDDIFEDYEDAEDFYPARLPDLADELDPLRNEGEEAEGGDDLQENPEILSKLKSMKGASKNVPKRSMPKLNAERLLGDRGIPALPQMFKKVPLLGRNHEAEDLKLIMRHLEHWGHRLFPKMPFAEVLDRVERLGSKKEVQNCVKRIRLDMPVVSLQDEVDEVQRGSQLEEDSNTSLNQLNHSLEIDESELDDLLRDQGKPINIVSRTEPQNQATVLSSPLLGKTSQTQTLSDELKAKIERNKMLALSKRVAKLKEKQSTLDVDQSKGIDDCNNLTVLQKSIETEDELLENYVPETTATSKDKSQVESEKPLKAKDFNSSHFYDDEESNSDALFIAEDE from the exons ATGGATAGTATACCGCTAGAAATGGATGAtatttttgaagattatgaaGATGCTGAAGATTTTTATCCAGCGAGACTTCCAGACCTAGCTGATGAACTTGACCCTTTAAGGAATGAAGGGGAGGAGGCTGAAGGAGGAGATGACTTACAAG AAAACCCTGAAATATTATCCAAGTTGAAAAGTATGAAAGGAGCATCTAAAAATGTTCCTAAAAGATCAATGCCCAAACTAAATGCAGAGAG ATTATTAGGAGATCGTGGGATTCCAGCCTTAccacaaatgtttaaaaaagtgCCACTTTTGGGAAGAAATCATGAG GCTGAAGATCTCAAACTTATCATGCGACACCTAGAGCATTGGGGTCACCGCCTTTTCCCCAAAATGCCATTTGCTGAAGTATTAGACAGAGTAGAAAGATTAGGCTCCAAGAAAGAAGTTCAG AACTGTGTCAAAAGAATTCGACTTGACATGCCGGTTGTTTCACTTCAAGATGAAGTTGATGAGGTTCAGCGAGGAAGTCAGTTGGAGGAAGATAGCAACACTAGTTTGAATCAACTGAATCATTCTCTTGAG ATTGATGAATCAGAACTTGATGATTTATTACGCGACCAAGGCAAACCAATAAATATTGTATCTAGGACAGAACCACAAAATCAGGCTACAGTTTTATCTTCACCCCTACTTGGTAAAACATCACAGACCCAA ACTTTGTCTGATGAGCTGAAAGCTAAAATAGAGAGGAACAAAATGTTGGCACTTAGTAAACGAGTTGCCAAATTAAaag aaAAACAGTCTACGCTTGATGTTGACCAGTCAAAAGGCATTGATGACTGTAATAACTTGACTGTATTGCAGAAGTCTATTGAGACTGAGGATGAATTGTTAGAAAACTATGTACCAGAAACCACAGCTACTTCTAAAGATAAAAGTCAGGTTGAATCAGAGAAACCTTTGAAAGCCAAAGATTTCAACTCCTCCCATTTCTATGATGATGAAGAAAGCAATTCTGATGCATTATTTATTGCTGAAGATGAGTAG
- the LOC106068430 gene encoding alpha- and gamma-adaptin-binding protein p34-like isoform X1 encodes MALPIALFSSSSEHYKPLEFVKSILKPSDLPTPKVVCDEIESYEWHFETKYYDTTIQLCTTENRTIGNEDFASSVEAFVHYFDPNSITSFDGVKAWLPYLKHIEPEVQMLVCTTNKNTDVVCKRVVLEWCIQHGFELVELEPEAETDAEEDDFPETTGMARIIQALHAHTWSNLNMKNSPTVYSPYMQQLMKDQQILNHSTDDQTPPLAPVPSDHQQTCCTDTSQTCSAGNKPDSVLETCLTNEVLPSGVQEEASSELVNEGHTLEDIDWMTLLKSDEDASDTLMGDELGIEEFEKLFMKLKVMKDKAEVLPPEERKKYAEKVAISFWKAVGGDEAEIEGLEDDSD; translated from the exons ATGGCTTTGCCTATTGCTTTGTTCTCGTCATCTTCAGAACATTATAAGCCGCTTGAATTTGTCAAAT CGATATTGAAACCTTCTGATTTGCCAACACCAAAGGTTGTTTGTGATGAAATTGAAAGCTATGAGTGGCACTTTGAAACTAAGTACTATGACACTACCATTCAGTTGTGTACTACAGAGAACAGAACCATTGGAAATGAAGACTTTGCAAGCTCTGTTGAAGCTTTTGTTCATTATTTTGATCCAAACTCT ATAACTTCATTTGATGGTGTCAAGGCTTGGCTACCTTATTTGAAACACATTGAACCCGAAGTACAAATGCTTGTATGTACAACCAACAAAAATACTGATG ttgtgtGTAAAAGAGTTGTGCTAGAATGGTGCATACAACATGGCTTTGAACTTGTGGAACTAGAGCCCGAAGCTGAAACAGATGCAGAAG agGATGATTTCCCAGAAACCACAGGAATGGCCAGAATCATCCAAGCTCTCCATGCTCATACTTGGTcaaatttaaacatgaaaa ATAGTCCTACTGTCTACAGCCCCTACATGCAACAATTGATGAAAGACCAACAGATACTTAATCATTCCACAGATGATCAAACCCCACCATTAGCTCCTGTTCCATCAGACCACCAACAGACTTGCTGTACAGACACCAGTCAAACTTGTAGTGCAGGAAACAAACCAGATTCAGTGTTAGAGACTTGTTTAACTAATGAAGTGCTACCTTCTGGTGTGCAAGAAGAGGCAAGTTCAGAATTAGTAAATGAAGGTCATACCTTAGAAGACATTGATTGGATGACTTTGTTGAAATCAGATGAAG ATGCCAGTGATACTTTGATGGGCGATGAACTTGGAATAGAAGAGTTTGAAAAGCTGTTTATGAAACTTAAAGTTATGAAAG ATAAAGCAGAAGTTTTGCCACCggaggaaagaaagaaatatgcaGAAAAG gtTGCCATTTCATTTTGGAAAGCTGTTGGGGGTGATGAAGCTGAGATTGAAGGTTTGGAGGATGACTCAGATTGA